A window from Opitutia bacterium ISCC 52 encodes these proteins:
- a CDS encoding sulfatase-like hydrolase/transferase, with product MHSSGLASRAQMFLSCSVLYPKILRTLCTVTSLAGLCLALPLLTNSLTAADQSPNIILIMADDSAVDNYSCYGSDYFSTPRLDRLAASGVKFNHAYSTPVCTSSRVKIMTGRDNVRNYVIFGCLDREEITFGSVLKDAGYATAVAGKWQLHGAPNGSVPSDHDFDTFCLWNFPGGGLSRFWDPSLIQDGRLLDTKETDYGPDIVSDFLVNFIEENQDGPFFAYYPMILVHNPFDPTPDSVPVKGRSKQQELLENYRDMVSYADKIVGKIVDKLDELKIRDNTIVIFTADNGTNRSLTYPFEEEQRKGEKGLATERGSHVPLIVNAPGFVKEGIEVDDMVDFSDILPTLADIAGAKLPEVELDGRSFLPQLQGKKGNPRDWIYQYHFPKFTPAAIPHGQGVRNLEIIWAQNQSYKLYDDGSYYAVEDHQEVNHIKRGKGSKVAERTRKMLQKALDSMPKTSPKLRPEYGPKGLEK from the coding sequence ATGCATTCCTCTGGCCTTGCATCCAGAGCCCAAATGTTTCTGTCTTGTAGCGTGCTTTACCCTAAGATCCTAAGAACTCTGTGCACGGTTACCAGTTTGGCTGGGCTTTGTCTGGCCTTACCGTTGCTTACTAACTCGCTCACCGCGGCCGATCAGTCACCCAACATCATATTGATCATGGCGGATGATTCCGCGGTGGACAATTACAGTTGCTACGGCAGTGATTACTTTTCGACGCCTCGGCTGGATCGTTTGGCTGCATCGGGCGTGAAGTTTAATCACGCCTATTCGACGCCGGTTTGTACGTCGAGCCGTGTGAAGATCATGACCGGACGAGACAATGTGCGGAACTATGTGATTTTCGGTTGTTTGGATCGGGAAGAAATTACATTTGGGAGCGTGCTCAAGGATGCTGGATATGCCACTGCGGTTGCTGGTAAATGGCAATTGCATGGGGCGCCCAATGGATCTGTTCCTTCCGACCATGATTTCGATACCTTTTGTTTATGGAATTTTCCGGGTGGAGGCCTATCAAGGTTTTGGGATCCCAGCCTGATTCAGGATGGCCGGTTGCTCGATACTAAGGAAACTGACTATGGTCCGGATATCGTATCAGACTTCCTCGTCAATTTTATAGAAGAAAACCAGGACGGACCCTTCTTTGCATACTATCCTATGATTTTGGTCCACAACCCATTCGACCCGACGCCGGATAGTGTTCCGGTTAAAGGGCGGAGCAAGCAGCAGGAATTGCTGGAGAATTACCGGGACATGGTCAGCTATGCCGACAAGATCGTTGGTAAGATTGTAGACAAGTTGGATGAGCTTAAAATACGGGATAACACGATTGTCATTTTTACCGCCGACAATGGCACGAACCGTTCTCTGACCTATCCCTTTGAGGAAGAGCAGCGTAAGGGGGAAAAGGGGCTGGCGACTGAACGTGGTTCCCACGTTCCGCTCATTGTCAATGCGCCAGGATTTGTTAAAGAAGGTATTGAAGTCGATGATATGGTTGATTTTTCAGATATACTTCCCACCTTGGCCGATATAGCCGGAGCAAAGCTTCCGGAGGTCGAACTGGATGGTCGTTCGTTTTTGCCACAGCTCCAAGGCAAGAAAGGAAATCCACGCGATTGGATTTATCAGTATCACTTTCCGAAGTTTACTCCTGCTGCAATTCCTCATGGGCAAGGAGTCCGGAATTTGGAAATTATCTGGGCACAAAACCAATCCTACAAATTGTATGATGATGGTTCCTACTATGCCGTCGAAGATCACCAAGAGGTGAATCATATAAAGAGGGGCAAAGGATCGAAGGTTGCTGAGCGCACTCGAAAGATGCTTCAGAAAGCTTTGGACTCGATGCCTAAGACGTCGCCGAAATTGAGGCCGGAGTACGGGCCGAAGGGATTAGAGAAGTAA
- a CDS encoding sulfatase → MKHLIKKSSLSLFCLLVFPLFTHAKIENVLFLISDDLKASTLGAYGDAMVQTPNIDALAAQGMVFKRGYCQGTTCGPSRRSFMRSRYRDANGITMGENFINNGFYSARVGKIFHMRVPGDIVAGTDGEDVEACWTESFNSPGLEAHTAGVYSEFNHNIFTTSMKVRASTAEKDRWFVSVQYDGDGSDQPDHKTASKAIELIREHGKSDKPFFIAAGFVRPHYPNVAPNQYFDLYPYQDITLPETREGDLDDIPKDGHTSVTSLNDPIGKYPDNQKRFWASYYATITYMDEQVGRIIAELEAHGLRESTAIVFIGDHGYHLGEHFFWQKSNVHEDVTRVPFIISAPGFKPGESDSFAELVDIYPTVSELVGVSVPQSVQGKSLVPVLKNARKSVREAAFTVGNHKEFALRGDKWVYILYKDDQEELYDMHNDPKQFTNLAKDPQYAKVKAEWRKKLEDRISKAGLSRG, encoded by the coding sequence ATGAAACACTTAATTAAAAAATCATCTCTCTCCCTATTCTGCTTGTTGGTATTTCCATTGTTCACCCACGCCAAAATCGAAAACGTCCTGTTTCTCATCTCCGATGACCTGAAAGCGTCCACCCTCGGGGCCTATGGCGACGCCATGGTTCAGACGCCGAATATCGACGCTTTGGCAGCTCAGGGCATGGTCTTTAAACGTGGGTATTGCCAGGGAACGACCTGCGGACCCTCACGTCGCTCATTCATGCGTAGTCGGTATCGGGATGCCAATGGTATTACCATGGGTGAGAACTTCATCAACAACGGGTTCTACTCTGCACGTGTGGGGAAGATCTTTCATATGCGTGTGCCAGGTGATATCGTAGCGGGTACAGACGGTGAAGATGTAGAGGCGTGTTGGACGGAAAGTTTCAATTCTCCGGGGTTGGAGGCCCACACCGCGGGCGTGTATTCAGAGTTTAATCACAATATCTTCACGACGAGCATGAAGGTGCGTGCAAGCACTGCTGAGAAAGACCGTTGGTTTGTTTCGGTTCAATACGATGGCGATGGTTCTGATCAGCCGGATCATAAGACGGCTTCCAAGGCGATTGAGCTTATTCGGGAGCATGGTAAAAGCGATAAGCCCTTTTTTATCGCTGCCGGCTTTGTGCGCCCACATTACCCGAATGTAGCTCCGAATCAGTATTTCGATCTTTATCCCTATCAGGATATTACTTTGCCAGAAACGAGGGAAGGGGACTTGGATGACATTCCAAAAGATGGTCATACCTCTGTCACCAGTTTGAATGATCCGATCGGAAAGTATCCCGATAATCAAAAACGCTTTTGGGCTTCTTACTACGCAACCATTACTTATATGGATGAGCAAGTCGGACGCATTATTGCTGAACTGGAAGCTCATGGATTACGTGAATCCACTGCGATTGTTTTTATTGGTGATCATGGCTACCACTTGGGCGAGCACTTCTTTTGGCAAAAGAGTAATGTACATGAAGATGTGACCCGAGTTCCTTTTATTATCTCCGCTCCAGGTTTTAAGCCTGGTGAATCCGATTCGTTTGCTGAACTGGTGGATATCTATCCGACGGTGTCAGAATTGGTCGGTGTATCCGTCCCCCAATCGGTTCAGGGTAAAAGCCTCGTTCCGGTTTTGAAAAATGCTCGCAAGTCGGTTCGCGAAGCCGCCTTTACCGTGGGAAATCACAAGGAGTTTGCGCTGCGGGGAGACAAGTGGGTTTACATACTCTACAAGGATGATCAGGAGGAACTATACGACATGCATAACGACCCGAAGCAGTTCACGAATCTTGCTAAGGATCCCCAATACGCAAAAGTGAAAGCTGAATGGCGCAAGAAGCTGGAGGATCGCATTTCAAAAGCGGGTCTCTCAAGAGGTTAA
- a CDS encoding sulfatase-like hydrolase/transferase → MKNHIGRIFLAFLFTAFLAQLNGKPLNVILILCDDVGFECFSSYGSKEYHTPRLDQLAAEGIRFENCHSTPLCTPSRVNLMSGKSNVFNYYNFGVYPKEEPTFANHFKSQGYKTAVAGKWQLLLEDKGITPTEAGFDTYCLWNMPLTERARYWNPSLDQNGKLLDLPDGSYGPTVVNDFILDFIRENKDEPFLVYNPLILPHNPFPPTPHSTNQEETDDKKNFVDMVEYIDFLVGRIVDTLEELGLRENTLIVFTSDNGTNQVLSSEFEGRQIQGGKGYTHDYGTRVPMIANFPGRIPVGQVNSDLIAFSDFFPTMVEAAGLKPKSIRESDGWSFWPQCIGESGTKRDFIYGYYFPRPYAKQFDSMYNHWEVRYARDKRYKLYGNGDLFDTQKDVLEKSPSRPGAESRTLSTVRKRLQKALDSYPSEGQGVDREKVNGKLPKEMLRSPKLQ, encoded by the coding sequence ATGAAGAATCATATTGGACGTATTTTTTTAGCTTTTCTTTTTACGGCTTTCTTGGCCCAGCTAAACGGGAAGCCACTGAACGTAATCCTCATTCTTTGTGATGACGTAGGTTTCGAATGTTTCAGCAGTTATGGTAGCAAGGAATACCACACGCCGCGTCTCGATCAACTCGCCGCCGAGGGTATTCGCTTTGAGAATTGTCATTCGACGCCACTTTGCACCCCTAGTCGGGTGAACCTGATGTCGGGAAAGTCAAATGTGTTTAACTACTACAACTTTGGCGTCTATCCAAAAGAGGAGCCCACATTTGCCAATCATTTCAAATCACAGGGTTACAAAACGGCTGTGGCGGGAAAGTGGCAGCTATTATTGGAAGATAAGGGGATAACTCCGACCGAAGCTGGTTTCGATACTTACTGCTTGTGGAATATGCCATTGACGGAGAGGGCGCGCTACTGGAATCCATCCCTTGATCAAAATGGTAAACTCCTTGATTTGCCCGACGGTTCCTATGGTCCGACGGTTGTTAACGATTTTATTCTGGATTTTATTCGGGAGAATAAGGATGAGCCATTCCTCGTATACAATCCGCTGATACTGCCTCACAATCCATTTCCTCCGACTCCGCACAGTACGAATCAGGAGGAAACAGATGACAAAAAGAACTTTGTCGATATGGTTGAATATATCGATTTTCTCGTCGGTCGGATTGTGGACACACTCGAAGAGCTGGGATTGCGTGAGAATACCTTAATCGTTTTTACAAGCGATAATGGGACCAACCAGGTACTAAGCTCTGAATTCGAAGGCAGGCAGATTCAGGGAGGAAAAGGTTACACCCATGATTATGGAACCCGTGTCCCGATGATCGCCAATTTTCCCGGCCGCATTCCCGTGGGTCAGGTCAACAGCGATCTGATCGCGTTTTCTGATTTTTTTCCGACCATGGTCGAGGCTGCTGGTTTGAAACCCAAGTCAATCCGTGAAAGTGATGGGTGGAGCTTTTGGCCTCAGTGTATTGGAGAGTCAGGTACGAAGAGAGATTTTATTTATGGCTACTATTTCCCACGACCCTATGCGAAGCAGTTTGATTCTATGTATAACCATTGGGAGGTCCGCTATGCGCGAGATAAGCGTTACAAATTGTATGGCAATGGGGACCTATTCGATACGCAGAAGGATGTGTTGGAAAAGAGCCCTTCCCGGCCGGGTGCTGAAAGCCGAACTTTGAGTACTGTGCGGAAGCGATTGCAGAAGGCGTTGGACTCCTATCCTTCAGAAGGGCAGGGAGTTGATCGAGAAAAGGTGAATGGCAAGTTACCCAAAGAAATGCTTCGCTCTCCGAAGCTTCAGTAG
- a CDS encoding PQQ-binding-like beta-propeller repeat protein has product MKFLLPCLFLALFLVGCGEIENVQKRSEYNNYRDWGIYRGDQGANQYSELDQINKENVHSLEPVWQFNTGDHTERSLFQNNPLVIDGYLYIVSPGGRVIALDAVTGREIWDFDGRTEEQKKGGYSVVNRGLTYWEEDGEGRLFYTMEMSLYAIEAKTGRLVQEFGATGVVDISENLVEGEEVVSVSATTPGVIFEDLYILGMRTGETFGSSPGHIRAWDARTGEFRWKFNTIPEEGELGYDTWEFVDGETYGGANPWGGLTVDEDRGWVFAATGSATYDFYGANRKGQNLFSNCVLALNARTGERIWHYQTVHHDIWDMDNPPSPILVTINQNGFNRDAVVQMTKMGFIFVLDRNTGEPIFPVEERPVPASTLPGEEAWPTQPFPLVPPPLVRQGFTDDMLSDVTPEIHDYVSEIYEKYKGVPMYTPFSMTPQVMLPGMSGGMEWGGGSFDPNSRVLFVNVNEMPNLIDMLQVTTLLDDTGLSPENKGRLLYQSNCVACHGVELQGAPPVFPSLQDLSMRTDEELLTSIRLGKGTMPPYKNLPEEDIQALLAYLKDPSEKPMDRMARPTKTTYLMNGYNRFFDQFDHPAIKPPWGSLAAVDLNTAEIKWKVPLGEYPDLVEKGIRNTGTLNWGGAVATAGGVLFIGATADEKMRAFDVDTGEVLWEFKMPFAGCATPAVFEQNGKQYVVICAGGGPKSPVKSGDAVIAFALPE; this is encoded by the coding sequence ATGAAATTTCTACTTCCCTGTCTGTTTCTTGCATTATTTCTGGTCGGCTGCGGCGAAATTGAAAACGTTCAAAAACGAAGCGAGTATAACAACTATCGAGATTGGGGGATTTATCGAGGTGATCAGGGGGCGAATCAATACTCAGAGCTGGACCAGATCAATAAAGAGAATGTCCACTCGCTGGAGCCTGTCTGGCAATTCAACACCGGCGACCACACAGAGCGTTCCTTGTTTCAGAATAACCCGCTGGTGATCGATGGTTACCTCTACATCGTGTCTCCGGGGGGCAGGGTGATCGCGTTGGACGCCGTGACCGGACGAGAAATCTGGGACTTTGATGGTCGGACTGAGGAGCAGAAGAAAGGCGGCTACTCAGTGGTGAACCGGGGTTTGACTTACTGGGAGGAAGATGGCGAAGGGCGTTTATTCTATACCATGGAAATGTCGCTCTACGCAATCGAGGCCAAGACTGGGCGATTGGTGCAGGAATTTGGCGCAACTGGGGTTGTCGATATTTCGGAGAATCTGGTTGAAGGCGAAGAGGTTGTTTCTGTATCTGCCACTACGCCGGGTGTGATTTTTGAGGATCTTTATATTCTCGGAATGCGCACGGGTGAAACCTTTGGCTCATCTCCGGGGCACATTCGGGCCTGGGATGCTCGCACCGGTGAGTTTCGTTGGAAGTTCAACACCATCCCTGAGGAAGGTGAACTGGGGTACGATACCTGGGAGTTTGTGGATGGAGAAACCTATGGCGGTGCTAACCCCTGGGGTGGCTTGACGGTTGATGAAGATAGAGGATGGGTTTTTGCAGCGACCGGCTCTGCCACCTACGATTTTTACGGTGCCAATCGAAAGGGCCAAAACCTGTTTTCAAATTGTGTTTTGGCGCTGAACGCCCGAACCGGTGAGCGCATATGGCACTACCAGACGGTGCATCACGATATCTGGGATATGGACAATCCGCCATCGCCCATATTGGTGACGATCAATCAGAACGGATTCAATCGCGATGCGGTCGTTCAGATGACGAAAATGGGATTTATCTTTGTCCTGGATCGCAACACCGGTGAACCCATTTTTCCGGTGGAAGAGCGTCCCGTGCCAGCCTCAACCTTGCCAGGTGAGGAGGCATGGCCGACCCAGCCATTTCCCTTGGTTCCTCCTCCGCTGGTTCGGCAAGGATTTACAGATGACATGCTTTCCGATGTTACGCCGGAAATTCATGACTACGTGAGTGAGATCTACGAGAAATATAAGGGCGTTCCGATGTATACCCCATTTAGCATGACCCCGCAGGTAATGCTACCGGGTATGAGTGGTGGCATGGAATGGGGCGGTGGGTCTTTCGATCCCAACAGTCGGGTCCTCTTTGTAAATGTGAATGAGATGCCTAACCTCATTGATATGCTGCAGGTCACTACTTTACTTGATGATACCGGTCTCAGCCCCGAAAACAAAGGTCGTTTGCTGTATCAGTCGAACTGCGTGGCCTGTCACGGTGTGGAATTGCAAGGCGCTCCTCCTGTGTTTCCTTCATTGCAGGATCTCTCCATGCGCACGGATGAGGAGCTACTGACTTCTATTCGCTTGGGGAAAGGTACGATGCCGCCCTACAAGAATCTTCCCGAGGAAGATATTCAGGCTCTGTTGGCCTATTTAAAGGACCCAAGTGAAAAGCCAATGGACCGCATGGCTCGACCGACCAAAACAACGTATTTGATGAATGGTTACAACCGATTCTTCGATCAGTTCGACCATCCAGCAATCAAGCCACCCTGGGGCAGTCTGGCAGCGGTCGATCTCAATACCGCAGAGATCAAATGGAAAGTTCCATTGGGTGAGTATCCGGATCTTGTTGAAAAGGGTATTCGCAATACCGGTACGCTAAATTGGGGTGGCGCTGTAGCTACAGCAGGAGGTGTTCTATTCATTGGCGCGACTGCCGATGAAAAGATGCGCGCCTTCGATGTAGATACCGGGGAAGTGCTTTGGGAATTTAAAATGCCGTTTGCCGGATGTGCGACCCCAGCTGTGTTTGAGCAGAATGGAAAGCAGTATGTAGTCATCTGTGCGGGTGGAGGGCCCAAGTCGCCGGTGAAGTCTGGTGACGCGGTGATTGCCTTCGCTCTGCCTGAATAA
- a CDS encoding glycosyltransferase family 2 protein → MRGKLVASIGTPQFLRLTKGKKRITVDLKEGSNTGSEGDAEAYATLKEFSLTFFQKSPETKIRFDVKFEGRKRWYFIKDLRVKELTPDLLHPCSLTLEEILIHSHSSTRLLTGWIVPRDKFSITKVSIYSDSQELELVSGIERSDVAAQLPTSDAARFSGISVELPNDSKHNFIRIYCEVDGKYTVLCWEGSVEYLPKVFYEHPIGIHNLSDLKNDKIRNVVEGCFHDVASPYKKKLFGWIVDLKSSNAVNGVRVRFCDKIVEGKCTLPRPDVEKQHPNTAHSLNTGFEIAIQRVVGDPFMAFDYLNAEGKWVEFRFGFLSDFKAYRTLTQTIKEDTSGVKYRVDHAKVGRPYGYEYMIVGWCFRLDDQPIEAVRLKSNGSIFEAKIRRKRPDVRKEYGGEFSTAKRSGFEIPVTKLDLDGCLEFEYMLEGGDWILFAEESMDTVPFAQFLHYKYKWHNYDRWRKRYQHLISASEVVGEIIKQRLDYRPLISILMPTYDSDTKFLRKAVESVLEQKYERWELCISDDASEKSDTLDALAEIAELDPRIQIVYRENNGHISLATESAFQLSTGSWITFLDHDDELHSDALLRIVEAINEKPETQFIYSDEDKLTEEGEREDPFFKTDWDPYLLEGQNYVCHLNAMRRSLYLDAGGLREGVEGCQDWDLALRATSLIESAQIVHLPYVLYHWRITEGSTALDVHQKSYVRSASEMVLNDHILRNNLVGSLVPTPHHEWNIIREFRGGEVKVSIIIPTRNGLDLLSSCIESIYHFTHYRNFEILVIDNQSDDPETIEFLERHKSSTFRVQRYKKPFNFSAMNNLAAKKARGDVLVFLNNDITVQSPHWLHDMVVMALEEEVGAVGAQLLYPEGCMQHAGIVYGISGVAGHAFRYYPMGSAGQRNRLNLTRGVAAVTGACLAIRKDHFFSVGGFDEENLKVNFSDVDLGLKCMQAGLKNLMVPRAVLYHHESASRGGKLDTRVFEQEVEFFHRKWESLLREDPFYNPNLTLTFEDYSYRFPPTLGQERREQKDRVKRKQTVDALLNTDYLTGDDGDRERVA, encoded by the coding sequence ATGCGTGGAAAGCTGGTGGCCTCAATTGGAACTCCTCAGTTTCTGCGACTAACCAAGGGGAAGAAAAGGATCACCGTCGACCTGAAGGAAGGATCCAATACTGGGTCGGAAGGTGATGCTGAAGCTTATGCTACGCTGAAGGAGTTTTCACTTACGTTTTTCCAAAAGAGCCCGGAGACAAAGATTCGTTTCGATGTAAAATTTGAAGGTCGAAAGCGTTGGTATTTTATTAAGGATTTGAGAGTTAAAGAATTAACGCCCGATTTATTGCATCCCTGTTCGCTTACTTTGGAGGAGATTCTCATTCATAGTCACTCCTCGACCCGGCTACTGACCGGTTGGATTGTTCCGCGAGATAAGTTTAGTATTACCAAGGTCAGCATATACAGCGATTCCCAGGAACTGGAACTTGTATCGGGGATTGAAAGGTCAGATGTTGCGGCTCAGTTGCCGACTTCAGACGCAGCTCGCTTCAGTGGAATATCAGTAGAGTTGCCCAACGATAGTAAGCATAATTTCATAAGGATATATTGTGAGGTGGATGGCAAATATACGGTGCTTTGCTGGGAAGGTTCAGTAGAGTACTTACCCAAAGTATTTTATGAGCACCCGATTGGCATTCATAATTTATCTGACCTGAAAAATGATAAGATCAGAAATGTCGTCGAAGGGTGCTTCCATGATGTGGCGAGTCCATACAAGAAAAAGTTGTTTGGCTGGATAGTGGATTTGAAAAGTTCAAATGCAGTGAACGGAGTTCGAGTACGGTTCTGCGACAAAATCGTTGAAGGTAAGTGTACGCTTCCTCGGCCAGATGTGGAAAAACAGCATCCAAATACCGCCCACAGTTTAAACACAGGGTTTGAGATCGCGATTCAGCGTGTAGTGGGAGATCCATTCATGGCATTTGATTATCTGAATGCGGAGGGAAAGTGGGTTGAGTTTCGTTTTGGGTTTTTGTCGGACTTTAAAGCCTATCGTACGTTGACTCAGACGATTAAAGAGGACACCAGCGGGGTTAAATATAGGGTTGATCACGCAAAAGTGGGGAGACCCTATGGTTACGAGTACATGATCGTCGGCTGGTGTTTCCGTCTGGACGACCAACCGATTGAGGCAGTTCGCTTGAAATCGAATGGCTCGATTTTTGAGGCAAAGATACGCCGAAAGCGCCCTGATGTTCGGAAAGAATACGGAGGAGAATTTTCTACGGCGAAACGATCAGGGTTTGAAATTCCCGTCACCAAGCTCGATTTGGATGGGTGCTTGGAATTTGAATACATGCTGGAAGGAGGAGATTGGATTCTGTTTGCCGAGGAATCTATGGACACTGTCCCTTTTGCTCAGTTCCTCCATTATAAGTATAAGTGGCATAATTACGACCGTTGGAGAAAACGCTACCAACACCTGATTTCAGCTTCTGAGGTCGTTGGGGAGATTATAAAGCAACGTTTAGATTACAGACCTCTTATCTCTATACTGATGCCCACTTATGACTCTGATACCAAGTTTCTTAGAAAGGCGGTTGAATCAGTGCTGGAACAGAAGTACGAACGATGGGAACTCTGTATTTCAGATGATGCTTCCGAAAAATCGGACACCTTGGATGCCTTGGCAGAGATAGCAGAACTGGATCCTAGAATTCAAATCGTATACCGTGAAAATAATGGCCACATCAGTTTGGCGACTGAATCTGCCTTTCAGCTATCTACTGGATCTTGGATCACGTTTTTGGACCACGATGATGAATTACATTCTGACGCCTTGCTAAGAATCGTCGAAGCGATCAATGAAAAGCCAGAGACTCAATTTATCTACTCAGACGAAGATAAATTGACGGAGGAAGGCGAGCGAGAGGATCCGTTTTTCAAGACAGATTGGGATCCCTATCTTTTAGAGGGTCAGAACTACGTCTGTCACCTTAATGCCATGAGGCGGTCCTTGTATTTGGATGCAGGTGGATTACGAGAAGGCGTTGAAGGTTGCCAGGATTGGGATTTGGCTCTGCGGGCGACCTCATTGATTGAATCTGCCCAAATTGTCCACCTTCCCTATGTGTTGTATCATTGGCGAATCACAGAAGGTTCAACCGCTCTGGATGTGCATCAGAAATCTTACGTCCGGTCAGCGTCCGAAATGGTGTTGAATGATCATATTCTCCGAAATAATCTCGTTGGTAGCCTGGTTCCAACTCCTCACCATGAATGGAACATCATACGTGAATTCAGGGGGGGTGAAGTAAAAGTTTCCATCATTATTCCGACTCGAAATGGCCTAGATCTGCTTTCCTCCTGCATTGAATCCATCTACCATTTTACCCATTACCGAAATTTTGAGATCCTGGTCATCGATAACCAGTCGGATGATCCTGAGACCATTGAATTTTTGGAGAGGCACAAGAGCTCAACCTTCCGGGTTCAACGGTACAAAAAGCCGTTCAACTTCTCGGCCATGAACAATCTGGCCGCGAAGAAGGCGAGGGGTGATGTGTTGGTTTTTCTAAACAATGATATTACGGTTCAGTCTCCCCATTGGCTTCATGACATGGTGGTTATGGCGTTGGAAGAAGAAGTGGGAGCAGTTGGCGCCCAGCTTCTCTACCCGGAAGGTTGTATGCAGCACGCGGGAATCGTTTATGGAATCAGCGGTGTGGCAGGGCATGCGTTTCGATACTATCCGATGGGATCAGCAGGACAAAGAAACCGTCTGAATCTGACTCGCGGAGTTGCTGCGGTTACGGGTGCATGCTTGGCTATTCGAAAAGATCATTTCTTCAGCGTGGGTGGTTTTGATGAGGAGAATCTGAAAGTAAACTTTAGTGACGTAGACCTTGGTTTAAAGTGCATGCAGGCGGGGCTAAAGAATCTTATGGTTCCGCGGGCCGTTCTCTATCATCACGAGTCGGCTTCGCGGGGTGGCAAGTTGGACACGCGCGTCTTTGAGCAGGAAGTAGAGTTCTTTCATCGAAAGTGGGAATCGCTGTTGAGAGAAGACCCCTTTTACAATCCGAACTTAACCCTTACCTTCGAAGATTACTCCTACCGTTTTCCACCGACTTTGGGTCAGGAGAGGCGGGAACAGAAGGATCGTGTGAAGCGTAAGCAAACGGTCGATGCATTACTAAATACCGATTACTTGACCGGAGATGACGGAGATCGGGAACGGGTAGCATAA
- a CDS encoding Gfo/Idh/MocA family oxidoreductase: MNHPISRRKFVAASSAFGLFQIVPRNILGGAGHTAASEKLNIAGIGIGGMGNGNLSHCKTENIVALCDVDHDYAAPVFEKYSQAKMYTDYRVMLEKQKDIDAVVIATPDHTHAVIGMAALQAGKHVFLQKPLTHTVKESQILLKESRRHNLQTQMGNQGHSSEHIRLLKEWLDDGVIGDVTEVYAWTDRPVGGAPWSTFAVKGKSSETPPVPANMDWDLWLGPAQYRPYHPDYHPLKWRAWLDFGTGSLGDMGCHIIDPAFWALDLGQPETIEATSTHWEEEVSSQTYPRASICRYQFPARGNKPPVTLHWSDGRLLPPRPEMLPPEVKLFNSGALILGSKGVIQHGSHGAGGLQLYPESLRKSYQRPEPTIPRVKGGQQGHLEDWLRACKDGNPASSNFEYGAALTETVLLGVLAIRAKDQKLYWDSEKYEFTNNDEANALLHPPYREGWTI; encoded by the coding sequence ATGAATCACCCCATCAGTAGACGTAAATTTGTGGCTGCGTCGTCGGCCTTTGGTCTTTTTCAAATTGTCCCACGAAACATCCTGGGTGGTGCGGGTCACACGGCGGCCAGTGAGAAGCTCAATATTGCCGGGATTGGAATTGGTGGAATGGGGAATGGCAACCTGAGCCACTGCAAGACGGAGAACATCGTCGCGCTATGTGACGTAGACCATGACTACGCAGCACCTGTTTTCGAAAAATACTCCCAGGCTAAGATGTATACCGACTACCGTGTCATGCTGGAAAAGCAGAAGGACATTGATGCGGTGGTGATTGCTACGCCTGATCACACCCATGCGGTGATTGGTATGGCTGCGTTACAGGCGGGCAAACATGTGTTTCTGCAAAAACCCCTTACACACACCGTCAAAGAATCACAGATACTTCTCAAAGAATCTCGGCGTCACAATCTCCAGACTCAGATGGGTAATCAGGGGCACTCATCGGAACACATACGACTTCTGAAGGAATGGCTGGATGACGGTGTGATTGGCGACGTGACGGAGGTGTATGCGTGGACGGATCGTCCAGTTGGTGGCGCTCCTTGGTCGACTTTCGCAGTAAAAGGGAAATCGAGTGAAACCCCTCCTGTGCCGGCGAATATGGATTGGGATTTGTGGTTAGGCCCTGCCCAGTACCGTCCTTATCATCCGGATTATCATCCATTGAAGTGGAGGGCTTGGTTGGACTTTGGCACGGGCTCCCTGGGAGATATGGGCTGCCATATTATCGACCCTGCTTTCTGGGCGCTTGATCTGGGACAACCTGAAACGATTGAAGCGACCTCGACTCATTGGGAAGAGGAGGTGTCCTCACAGACCTATCCCAGAGCGTCGATTTGTCGTTACCAATTTCCTGCGCGAGGAAATAAACCGCCAGTAACCCTGCACTGGTCGGACGGTCGACTCCTTCCACCGAGACCGGAGATGCTTCCACCTGAGGTGAAACTTTTTAATAGCGGTGCATTGATCCTTGGGAGTAAGGGAGTCATTCAACACGGATCTCACGGAGCAGGGGGATTACAGCTTTATCCGGAGAGCCTCAGGAAGTCTTATCAACGTCCGGAACCAACCATTCCGCGGGTCAAGGGTGGGCAACAAGGGCATTTGGAAGACTGGCTTCGGGCCTGCAAAGATGGAAATCCGGCCAGTTCGAATTTCGAATATGGGGCTGCCCTGACAGAAACAGTGCTTCTGGGAGTGCTCGCCATTCGAGCCAAGGACCAGAAGCTCTATTGGGATTCGGAGAAGTATGAGTTTACAAACAACGACGAAGCGAATGCCTTACTTCATCCTCCCTATCGCGAAGGGTGGACGATTTAG